The proteins below come from a single Marinobacter arenosus genomic window:
- a CDS encoding Ig-like domain-containing protein has translation MTLPSGTHQYGTLTIGAGGKIKVSPYNETTEQGGRLTLDVNELVVAEGGVLSASGAGYGLAEGQPQYVGGSHGGRGGNYRSTSASLPTHGAIASPTSLGYGGRYGNVVRGGGALKIQASSVDLSGTITSAGGGQYYGSGAGGSIWLEVGTLTIGESGRIEAAGGFVDNSSDGGGGGGRIHVAYDNVAGNLETSVRAPGGGRYNDQRSGGSGTVLLEDRTAGTRILVIDNGSRRNGNATELTALPSDLDEIRIRNATVTLAVDVAPDLVLDNSTLSQASNLTVPTLVLQNTSTWEQSGYELTITDSYSFENSTFVQSGQWNRPEGVEGFKILNVGETRTFKTIQSAIDAANEGDVVLIDAGVYDEGVRLDKLVHLKGNSENPADVVIKKQGGSYSEPPHYSLAVAGGTIVYANEDVIVEGLSIAGNPSHDWHSAVRFPNHRGSVIFNKVRILSSRNHHTLYGLSTPGRVEFRNSYLERGYATFNRMNDGQIALNKVVAPAGISYWSSSVRAAPSDSITSAAEGYGPSYGEWLLNLSGNPNVASVSINSVTTELVNEFEVNFEVAIDRQTFDVDDITLTGPNGAVGISSVDAISGLDKKYLVVLDSTISQGTYQLTIGPDVLTVDGKAMNHDFDETGGEPEDAYRFQFEITVDQPDPLVLTSHSPGSDVLLDKRSILLTGTRGDEATAILVNGEEKLALGLGSWALELPLLEGANALELVAVNAGGISSDPISLSVDVDSIAPQVDGLDATGYLSEPPALLNLRTSDGGSGIDLSASSLELLRDGSTVEGVISENSTGIAFTPQATLTDGNYKLSARVTDARGNSSPSESTFHNFDFVVDTVAPSPVQLSDYPAVTSINVQSFTGTIESGAELLVNVEPIDATVDGNAWEYLVPLEVGENQIVFTQRDLAGNTSSPTVATIRYDDLSPGPVVISSEVEGDGKTIRLDWSAYDEVQNGNDIKQYQIFVEPAAFSTVDGKTPFANVTAGTKNHELVNLERNVRVHLAVVAQDQAGLRLNEVTSVALTPVDVIAPEDVSSLEVSSTATSLKLRWAPVSADDLAGYRVYIDKQGTVESQDLPADSVTLVDGGVEFLIEGLEPAASSPVRVTTYDQDGNESSGVTDSGITLLANPANLTPEPFSGKIELQWSAVEPFDLIKNYRIYLGTTDFTSVAGKQPAKVVAPSTLSTAIAGLQNGTTYHVAVTAVNLSGGESTEVSTVSVTPEDDLVGPNISRITYFDGTTETELADGTTLKRTGMIRVYADDPSGMSRVEVLAGTETVGTDYTAAPAYEIPWNLVAINDGQYSLTAKVFDTLSNESELTVNVEVALEPPAAPEFETPKDGAVTNQPVVRFSGQAEPTSKVRVSVNGSWLADEFVADAAGRFSGELDITEGENVLLAEAAYSNRGVYGDSSAALTVTLDSSVPDAPQGVNAQSKPLGQIALSWSAVENAAGYHVYRSSSEFTDPAMAERITTQMLQKTTFQDLPVDDGEYYYRVVSLNDLGTESDPSSVASAVADSVAPHAVEIRMTPQGSYDEGTGRIAPGQVDLEVVFNEPLKTTPYLAFTVSGGLPMVATLNRDYSDDTLYTGQFQIEPTNKSGTAIAVLSAHDEVGNRGTEVKDGQNFVVDTQGPAVAKLQINPGSPIKNEADASGLGQEVEVVLTLSDEVMPGELPQLVPVVIGEQGEEVINDYASGLVLTKNGASLPGAPVYTGRFRLPLSAGQNSSGETTAEILSFQYSARDDLGNESTKVPNDAEFQVYQGELPPLATPAGLTARALPGGRVELIWSDVEGASGYKLFRQAPGETELTELTELSYPDTMQYVDGSSVALTDGIYQYAIASLRSQNGEVAESALSQPVYVTADGTAPDAPENLSLELNGAGIVARWQPPASEAQDGLLKYNLYRVDLPEGSAPSSMEGYAPLQNGIPDIIALDSRPSATEHLYLVTAVDPAGNESAPSNGEYLNVDLLPVSDLSIALADQGRPALQWNHSKSSAVGFDVYRVDGSNAVKLNDSRLNARSFEDLDYNGGNLTSGAPADRLYRVVAVDDNNVSSVNHDLLMPALSVSLLTDDSGTVLDRGVMNRVMFRVVNAGASTVVQARLKATLMDNGTPREHWSERFTVEPGSFTDVPVVIGGYDQLPTLTDIDTQIVVQPKPGQSVTIEQRESVQIGQSGLVATVQAEEFVRGATGKVRLKLENPSDVETELLLATNNGKGDSSEVRLILKDGDGNVLSQQAVRQATGNVITVSNGATVARIPANGTFTSGVLEIAVPSSAPDNVTVHLEIDKFRYHTGRDTYVAIEGTRASSPVSLKETPYYGALGNISPATAFVGDTVEIAGQAIDRQAEAPLANVPLNLVLTTRGFERTFPVYTNSSGDFVYKFTPGASESGEYSVAVLHPSMVERPQHGTFVVEGAGVSPAKARLTIPRNYQYGLDIRVRSGYATQLSNVRLVYAPSTDSEGNTLPVPQGMSFDLGATKNIGENQTTYFKLKFSGDASAAENGTLRFHVLADNRAEPLGTVAVEYFLTEAQPILLPQPSIVDTGVGLGQSQQESITVKNTGLDSARNLSISLVNETGGAAPSWFRLLTPANLSALAVGEQTEIQIAAAPDASVPVGDYLFKVRITADNLEPMDVPVLVAATDSDTGEVFFHTVDIYTATLDENMEPIPGLGNVKIKLQNTEVLSEVYELTTDVDGFGELTDIPVGRYSFRASAFDHESVSGHLWVKAGVTTQEQIFLMNQLINVEFSVTEITLEDRYDIVLDATYETNVPAPVVLFEPMSVNLPMLKKGEVFQGEFTLTNHGLIEAYDVQTTLPTGDEYARFDYLTDIPDVLSPGQVVRVPYRIVALQDFEPSGDGTATGGGCLRRSYRAVSTYSAQCAVGSTIDGSATMLWNATSGDSCSGGSTGGLGGGYFGGGYYGGSGGGTNYSPAPSSIAVDEQFCPEDCETCCGGGSGGSGSGFGGSGGGFNPAPGLGTATGVPQGGFW, from the coding sequence ATGACGTTGCCCTCGGGCACGCATCAGTACGGCACGCTGACGATTGGCGCCGGAGGGAAGATCAAAGTCTCGCCCTACAATGAAACCACCGAACAGGGTGGTCGTTTAACGCTAGACGTCAACGAATTGGTGGTGGCCGAAGGCGGGGTGTTGAGCGCATCGGGTGCGGGCTATGGCTTGGCGGAGGGCCAGCCCCAGTATGTAGGGGGTAGCCACGGCGGCCGGGGCGGTAATTACCGCAGCACCAGTGCATCGCTGCCGACACACGGGGCAATTGCCAGTCCGACGTCACTGGGTTATGGCGGTCGTTATGGCAATGTTGTCCGGGGTGGCGGTGCCTTGAAGATCCAGGCGTCTTCGGTGGACTTGTCCGGCACGATCACCAGCGCGGGCGGAGGTCAGTACTATGGCAGCGGTGCTGGTGGTTCCATCTGGCTGGAAGTGGGCACGCTGACGATCGGCGAGTCCGGTCGGATTGAAGCGGCTGGAGGGTTTGTCGATAACTCTAGCGATGGCGGCGGCGGTGGTGGCCGGATCCATGTGGCGTACGACAATGTAGCGGGGAATCTGGAGACTTCGGTTCGCGCACCTGGGGGTGGTCGTTATAACGATCAACGGTCGGGAGGTTCCGGTACGGTCTTGCTGGAAGACCGCACGGCGGGTACCCGGATTCTGGTGATCGACAACGGAAGTCGCCGCAATGGCAACGCCACAGAGCTCACGGCGCTGCCATCGGATCTGGATGAGATTCGTATCCGCAATGCAACCGTGACACTGGCCGTGGATGTGGCGCCCGATCTGGTGTTGGATAACAGCACGTTGTCGCAGGCAAGCAATTTGACGGTTCCCACTCTGGTACTTCAGAACACCAGCACCTGGGAACAATCCGGTTACGAGCTGACGATCACCGACAGTTATAGCTTTGAGAACAGTACCTTTGTTCAGTCGGGTCAGTGGAATCGGCCGGAAGGCGTAGAAGGCTTCAAGATTCTGAACGTTGGCGAGACCAGAACCTTCAAAACGATTCAATCTGCGATCGATGCCGCCAATGAAGGCGATGTGGTTCTGATCGACGCCGGTGTCTACGACGAAGGCGTACGCCTCGATAAGCTGGTCCACCTCAAAGGTAACAGTGAAAACCCTGCTGACGTCGTGATCAAGAAGCAAGGCGGAAGTTACTCTGAACCTCCTCACTATAGCCTCGCGGTAGCCGGCGGTACCATCGTATATGCCAATGAGGATGTGATTGTCGAAGGCCTGTCTATAGCCGGCAATCCCTCGCATGATTGGCACTCTGCGGTGCGATTCCCTAATCATAGGGGGAGCGTAATCTTCAATAAGGTGAGGATTCTGTCTTCAAGAAATCACCATACCCTTTATGGTTTGTCCACTCCTGGACGGGTCGAGTTCAGAAACTCCTATCTTGAGAGGGGTTACGCCACCTTCAACCGAATGAACGACGGTCAGATAGCTTTGAACAAAGTTGTCGCGCCTGCAGGAATCAGTTATTGGAGCAGTAGTGTAAGAGCTGCCCCCTCGGATTCCATTACTTCCGCGGCCGAGGGATATGGTCCGAGTTATGGGGAATGGTTGCTTAACCTTTCGGGCAATCCCAATGTTGCAAGCGTCAGCATTAATTCAGTCACAACTGAACTTGTGAATGAATTCGAAGTCAATTTTGAAGTTGCCATCGACCGACAGACCTTCGATGTCGACGATATTACGCTGACCGGTCCCAACGGCGCCGTCGGGATTAGTTCCGTAGACGCGATCTCCGGGCTCGACAAGAAGTATTTAGTCGTTCTGGATTCGACAATTTCTCAAGGCACCTATCAGCTTACAATCGGGCCAGACGTTCTTACCGTCGACGGTAAGGCGATGAACCACGATTTTGATGAAACAGGGGGCGAGCCCGAAGACGCCTATCGTTTCCAGTTCGAGATCACGGTTGATCAGCCTGATCCGCTGGTCCTTACTTCTCACAGCCCGGGGAGCGACGTCTTACTTGATAAGCGGTCAATACTCTTAACCGGTACAAGAGGGGACGAAGCGACAGCCATTCTGGTAAACGGTGAAGAGAAACTTGCGCTGGGACTGGGTTCCTGGGCTTTGGAACTACCGTTGTTGGAAGGCGCAAACGCACTCGAACTGGTCGCTGTGAATGCAGGTGGCATTTCCAGTGATCCGATTTCGCTCTCTGTTGATGTGGACTCGATAGCGCCGCAGGTCGATGGCCTCGATGCAACTGGCTATTTGTCCGAACCCCCAGCGTTGCTCAACTTGCGAACAAGCGACGGCGGCAGCGGTATCGACTTATCCGCATCGTCGTTAGAACTTCTGCGTGATGGAAGCACTGTTGAGGGTGTCATTTCCGAGAACAGCACTGGTATCGCCTTTACCCCACAAGCAACGTTGACTGACGGCAATTACAAACTGTCAGCAAGAGTCACAGATGCCCGAGGAAACTCATCGCCCAGCGAATCAACCTTCCACAATTTTGATTTTGTGGTCGACACTGTCGCGCCGTCTCCCGTGCAGTTGAGTGATTATCCTGCTGTCACGAGCATCAATGTACAGAGCTTTACCGGCACAATCGAAAGTGGTGCGGAACTGTTGGTCAATGTAGAGCCGATTGATGCAACGGTAGATGGCAATGCCTGGGAGTACTTGGTTCCGCTAGAGGTAGGCGAAAACCAAATCGTATTCACCCAGCGTGACCTAGCGGGTAACACGAGTAGCCCAACTGTGGCCACCATCCGTTATGACGACCTGAGTCCAGGCCCAGTAGTTATCTCTTCCGAGGTTGAAGGCGATGGTAAGACCATCCGGCTAGATTGGTCTGCTTACGATGAAGTCCAGAATGGCAACGACATCAAGCAATATCAGATCTTCGTCGAGCCGGCAGCATTCTCAACGGTTGACGGTAAGACACCCTTCGCAAACGTTACTGCTGGCACCAAAAACCATGAGCTGGTCAATCTGGAGCGCAACGTTAGGGTCCATTTGGCGGTTGTTGCCCAAGATCAGGCGGGCCTCCGTCTGAATGAGGTCACCAGTGTCGCACTGACCCCGGTGGATGTTATTGCACCTGAAGATGTGTCTTCACTGGAGGTGAGCTCCACGGCAACCAGCCTGAAACTGCGCTGGGCACCGGTTTCTGCGGATGATCTGGCCGGTTATCGAGTCTACATCGACAAACAGGGTACGGTGGAGTCTCAGGATCTTCCTGCGGATTCCGTCACGCTCGTTGATGGTGGCGTAGAGTTCCTCATAGAGGGGCTGGAGCCGGCCGCATCTTCTCCTGTTCGAGTTACAACTTATGATCAGGATGGAAATGAATCTTCTGGCGTCACTGATTCGGGCATTACCTTACTTGCGAATCCCGCTAATCTGACGCCCGAGCCGTTCAGCGGAAAGATTGAGCTGCAGTGGAGTGCAGTTGAGCCGTTCGATCTGATCAAGAATTACCGGATCTACCTCGGCACAACGGACTTCACCAGCGTTGCCGGTAAGCAGCCTGCGAAGGTTGTGGCACCGAGTACTCTGTCCACTGCCATTGCCGGCCTCCAAAACGGCACCACCTACCACGTGGCCGTCACCGCCGTGAACCTGTCCGGCGGGGAATCGACCGAGGTCTCTACCGTGTCGGTCACTCCGGAGGACGACCTCGTCGGCCCGAACATCAGCCGCATCACCTACTTCGATGGCACCACCGAAACGGAACTGGCGGATGGCACCACTCTCAAACGTACCGGCATGATCCGCGTTTACGCAGACGATCCATCCGGCATGAGCCGCGTGGAAGTTCTGGCGGGAACCGAAACTGTCGGTACCGACTATACCGCAGCGCCGGCTTACGAGATTCCCTGGAATCTGGTCGCCATTAATGACGGTCAGTACTCACTGACGGCCAAGGTGTTCGACACCCTGAGTAACGAGTCGGAACTGACGGTTAACGTCGAAGTGGCGCTTGAGCCACCGGCGGCGCCAGAGTTTGAAACACCGAAAGATGGCGCCGTTACCAACCAGCCGGTTGTCCGCTTCTCGGGGCAGGCCGAACCCACCTCCAAGGTACGGGTGTCCGTTAACGGTTCTTGGTTGGCCGATGAGTTCGTGGCCGATGCGGCGGGCCGGTTCTCCGGTGAACTGGACATCACCGAAGGAGAGAACGTCCTGCTCGCCGAAGCCGCCTACAGCAACCGGGGCGTCTATGGTGATTCAAGCGCTGCGCTGACCGTCACACTCGACAGCTCCGTGCCGGATGCGCCCCAGGGTGTGAATGCCCAGAGCAAACCCCTAGGCCAGATTGCCCTGTCCTGGTCCGCCGTTGAAAACGCTGCCGGCTACCACGTCTATCGGTCCTCCAGCGAGTTCACGGATCCGGCCATGGCCGAGCGCATCACCACACAGATGCTGCAGAAGACCACGTTCCAGGATCTGCCCGTCGATGATGGTGAGTACTACTACCGCGTGGTGAGTCTGAACGATCTGGGTACCGAGAGTGATCCATCCTCTGTGGCCAGTGCGGTCGCCGACAGCGTAGCGCCGCACGCCGTTGAAATCCGCATGACCCCGCAGGGCAGTTATGACGAAGGCACCGGCCGCATTGCCCCGGGGCAGGTGGATCTGGAAGTGGTCTTTAATGAGCCGCTGAAAACCACTCCGTACCTGGCGTTCACCGTGAGCGGCGGCCTGCCGATGGTGGCAACCCTGAACCGGGATTACTCGGACGACACCCTGTACACCGGCCAGTTCCAGATCGAGCCGACCAACAAGTCCGGAACCGCCATTGCCGTGCTCTCTGCACACGATGAGGTGGGCAACCGTGGCACGGAGGTGAAGGACGGTCAGAACTTCGTTGTCGACACCCAGGGCCCAGCCGTGGCGAAGCTGCAGATCAACCCGGGATCCCCTATCAAGAACGAAGCGGACGCTTCCGGCCTGGGCCAGGAAGTCGAGGTTGTACTCACGCTGTCTGACGAAGTCATGCCGGGTGAACTGCCCCAGTTGGTGCCGGTTGTGATTGGTGAGCAGGGCGAGGAAGTGATCAATGACTACGCCAGTGGCCTTGTCCTGACCAAAAACGGTGCCTCCCTGCCGGGTGCGCCGGTGTATACCGGCCGCTTCCGCCTGCCGCTGTCTGCAGGTCAAAACAGCAGTGGGGAGACGACGGCAGAAATCCTTTCCTTCCAGTACAGCGCCCGGGACGATCTCGGCAACGAGAGCACCAAGGTGCCCAACGATGCCGAGTTCCAGGTATACCAGGGCGAACTGCCACCTCTGGCAACACCCGCCGGTCTCACAGCAAGAGCCTTGCCGGGTGGCCGAGTAGAGCTGATCTGGAGTGACGTTGAAGGCGCCTCCGGCTACAAACTGTTCCGACAGGCCCCGGGTGAAACGGAACTCACGGAACTGACCGAGCTGAGCTATCCGGACACCATGCAGTACGTGGATGGTTCCTCCGTCGCGCTGACCGATGGCATCTACCAGTACGCCATCGCCAGCCTGCGTTCCCAGAACGGGGAAGTCGCGGAAAGTGCGCTTAGCCAGCCTGTGTATGTAACGGCCGATGGCACCGCGCCGGATGCACCGGAAAACCTCAGCCTGGAACTGAACGGTGCCGGTATTGTGGCTCGCTGGCAGCCGCCGGCCAGTGAAGCCCAGGATGGCTTGCTGAAGTACAACCTGTACCGGGTGGATCTGCCGGAAGGCTCGGCGCCGTCCTCCATGGAAGGCTACGCACCCCTGCAGAATGGCATCCCCGACATTATCGCCCTGGATTCACGCCCGTCCGCCACCGAGCATCTGTACCTGGTGACCGCGGTCGACCCGGCCGGCAACGAATCGGCGCCATCCAACGGCGAATACCTGAACGTCGACCTGCTGCCGGTCAGTGACCTGAGCATTGCTTTGGCTGACCAGGGTCGCCCGGCGCTGCAGTGGAATCACTCCAAATCGTCGGCGGTCGGCTTTGACGTCTACCGGGTGGATGGCTCCAACGCCGTCAAGCTGAACGACAGCCGCCTGAATGCCCGTAGCTTCGAGGATCTCGACTACAACGGTGGCAACCTGACCAGCGGTGCTCCGGCAGACCGGCTCTATCGTGTGGTGGCGGTTGACGACAACAACGTCAGCAGCGTGAATCACGATTTGCTGATGCCGGCGTTGAGCGTGTCCCTGCTGACTGACGACTCCGGGACCGTTCTGGATCGTGGCGTTATGAACCGCGTGATGTTCCGGGTGGTCAATGCTGGCGCCAGCACTGTGGTCCAGGCCCGCCTGAAAGCGACACTGATGGACAACGGCACGCCTCGTGAGCACTGGTCCGAGCGCTTCACTGTTGAGCCCGGCAGCTTCACCGACGTGCCGGTGGTCATCGGTGGTTACGACCAGTTGCCCACACTGACCGACATCGACACCCAGATTGTGGTTCAGCCCAAGCCGGGCCAGTCCGTGACCATCGAACAGCGTGAATCGGTGCAGATCGGCCAGTCTGGCCTGGTCGCCACGGTCCAGGCAGAGGAGTTTGTGCGTGGGGCGACCGGTAAGGTTCGCCTGAAACTGGAGAACCCGTCCGACGTTGAAACCGAACTGCTGCTGGCCACCAACAATGGCAAGGGCGATTCCAGTGAGGTTCGGCTGATCCTCAAAGATGGCGACGGCAACGTGCTCAGCCAGCAGGCCGTGCGCCAGGCAACGGGTAATGTGATCACCGTCAGCAATGGCGCCACAGTCGCGCGCATTCCGGCCAACGGCACGTTTACCTCGGGCGTGCTCGAGATTGCCGTGCCGTCCTCGGCACCGGATAACGTGACTGTGCACCTGGAAATCGATAAATTCCGCTACCACACCGGCCGTGACACCTACGTAGCGATCGAAGGCACCCGCGCCAGCAGCCCGGTCAGCCTGAAGGAAACGCCATACTACGGCGCGCTGGGCAACATCAGCCCGGCCACCGCGTTCGTGGGCGATACCGTGGAAATCGCCGGCCAGGCCATTGATCGTCAGGCCGAGGCACCGCTGGCCAACGTACCGCTGAACCTCGTGCTGACCACCCGTGGTTTCGAGCGGACCTTCCCGGTGTACACCAACAGCTCGGGCGATTTCGTGTACAAGTTCACCCCGGGCGCGTCGGAATCCGGTGAATACTCCGTGGCTGTACTGCACCCGAGCATGGTGGAGCGGCCGCAACACGGGACCTTCGTAGTCGAGGGCGCAGGCGTATCGCCAGCCAAGGCCCGCCTGACCATTCCGCGCAACTACCAATACGGCCTGGATATCAGAGTGCGGTCTGGCTACGCCACGCAGTTGAGCAACGTGCGCCTTGTCTACGCGCCGTCCACCGACAGCGAAGGCAATACGCTACCGGTACCGCAGGGCATGAGCTTTGACCTGGGGGCCACCAAGAACATTGGTGAGAACCAGACCACGTACTTCAAACTGAAGTTCTCCGGCGATGCCTCCGCGGCGGAAAACGGCACCCTGCGCTTCCATGTTCTGGCCGATAACCGGGCAGAACCCTTGGGCACCGTGGCGGTGGAGTATTTCCTCACCGAAGCCCAGCCCATCCTGCTGCCACAGCCGTCCATCGTGGATACCGGCGTTGGCCTGGGGCAGTCCCAGCAGGAAAGCATCACCGTGAAGAACACCGGTCTGGACAGCGCCAGAAACCTGTCCATCAGCCTGGTGAACGAAACCGGTGGCGCGGCGCCTTCTTGGTTCCGCCTGCTGACACCGGCCAACCTGTCAGCCCTGGCGGTCGGAGAGCAAACCGAAATTCAGATAGCGGCAGCGCCAGATGCTTCGGTGCCCGTGGGCGATTACCTGTTCAAGGTGCGCATCACTGCGGACAATTTGGAGCCCATGGACGTGCCGGTACTGGTGGCCGCCACCGATTCGGACACCGGGGAAGTCTTCTTCCACACCGTGGACATCTACACCGCCACCCTGGATGAAAACATGGAACCGATTCCGGGCCTCGGCAACGTGAAGATCAAACTTCAGAACACCGAGGTACTGTCGGAAGTTTACGAGCTGACGACTGACGTCGATGGCTTCGGCGAACTGACGGACATCCCGGTTGGCCGCTACAGCTTCCGCGCATCGGCGTTTGATCACGAATCCGTATCCGGCCACCTGTGGGTGAAGGCAGGGGTCACCACCCAGGAACAGATCTTCCTGATGAACCAGCTCATCAATGTGGAGTTCTCGGTCACCGAGATCACCCTGGAAGATCGCTACGACATCGTGCTGGATGCCACCTACGAAACCAACGTTCCGGCCCCGGTGGTCCTGTTCGAGCCCATGTCCGTGAACCTGCCCATGCTCAAGAAGGGCGAGGTCTTCCAGGGTGAGTTCACCCTCACCAACCACGGCCTGATCGAAGCCTACGACGTTCAAACCACCCTGCCCACCGGGGACGAGTACGCCCGCTTCGATTACCTGACGGATATTCCGGATGTTCTGTCCCCGGGGCAGGTGGTGCGCGTGCCGTACCGCATTGTGGCCCTGCAGGACTTTGAGCCCAGCGGTGATGGCACGGCAACCGGTGGCGGCTGTTTGCGGCGCAGTTACCGGGCGGTTTCAACCTACAGCGCTCAGTGTGCCGTGGGCTCCACGATTGATGGCTCAGCAACCATGCTCTGGAACGCGACTAGCGGCGATTCGTGTAGCGGAGGCAGTACTGGTGGGCTTGGCGGAGGCTACTTCGGTGGTGGCTATTACGGTGGTAGCGGCGGCGGTACGAACTACTCGCCTGCGCCCAGCTCCATTGCGGTGGATGAGCAGTTCTGTCCGGAAGATTGCGAAACCTGCTGCGGCGGGGGCAGTGGTGGCTCAGGTAGCGGATTTGGAGGCTCGGGTGGCGGCTTTAACCCTGCGCCGGGATTGGGGACAGCAACTGGCGTTCCGCAGGGGGGGTTCTGGTGA
- a CDS encoding transglutaminase-like domain-containing protein: protein MIAWNDRPGLAPATPKASDVLVRYGFTLQNTTNQTLQNVSFSTFAPVPKTAFQTLESIEASRPFTKRLDELGNQTLNFEIPELPPFGQRVVTVTARLSMLGRPGVLFVAPESEASEPLVAQGADYVERILGELEDSGTRQESLERALAVHQWVHQNLRDVGYVSRDRGASYALSERKGDCTEFMHAALGLFRASGLPALGIAGFRVNGKGSILSAADYHNWTIFTDEGNSARWHLSDPHGDVFNKDERQYVAFRILKTGSSDITNSQRFFSYDPRVVVEMN, encoded by the coding sequence TTGATAGCCTGGAATGATCGTCCAGGGTTGGCGCCAGCAACGCCGAAGGCAAGTGATGTTCTGGTGAGGTATGGGTTTACTCTGCAAAACACGACGAACCAAACCCTCCAGAATGTTTCTTTCTCAACCTTCGCCCCTGTGCCGAAAACCGCCTTTCAGACACTTGAGAGCATCGAAGCCTCGCGGCCATTCACCAAACGTTTGGACGAACTGGGTAACCAGACGTTGAATTTTGAAATCCCTGAGTTGCCGCCATTCGGTCAGCGCGTCGTCACCGTTACCGCGAGATTAAGTATGTTGGGCCGGCCAGGTGTTCTGTTTGTGGCGCCCGAATCGGAGGCATCGGAGCCGTTGGTAGCGCAGGGTGCAGATTACGTGGAACGGATACTGGGTGAGTTGGAGGATTCAGGCACCCGGCAAGAAAGCCTGGAGCGTGCCCTGGCCGTCCATCAATGGGTCCATCAGAACCTTCGAGACGTGGGCTATGTGTCCCGCGATCGCGGGGCGAGCTACGCATTGAGCGAGCGAAAAGGAGACTGTACCGAGTTCATGCACGCTGCACTTGGCCTTTTTCGCGCAAGCGGCCTCCCGGCTCTTGGCATTGCCGGATTCCGGGTGAATGGCAAGGGCAGCATTTTAAGCGCCGCCGATTACCACAACTGGACCATCTTCACTGATGAGGGCAATTCTGCTCGGTGGCATCTCTCTGACCCCCACGGCGATGTCTTTAACAAAGACGAACGCCAGTACGTGGCATTTCGCATTCTCAAAACGGGCAGTAGTGACATCACGAACTCCCAGCGCTTTTTTTCCTACGACCCGAGGGTCGTGGTGGAGATGAATTGA
- a CDS encoding rhodanese-like domain-containing protein — protein sequence MYSYGRESHPRVLPIFAFPLVLFSSLLSAQGESAQCLAEADYMQMVNVDGKSVWAGEDFGCFVDVDGADTEAALVVDIRQAVEYSRVRIPGSVNLPPSKLLNNSALKDRPLIVVDEGFSRSTSARLCSAARDAGFQSFRILKGGLSSWYASGKSLIGLPGDRDQVFSISPDAFFSEAAHSRVSVVAPQSQKERLEQILPPNVAVQGVGQEESLERALVSLLSSNQQGFTVPVVLIGFDPPPIDVASQHRSVFLLNQSAHQIARAYQKSQTLARSRLKVPERYRCRG from the coding sequence ATGTACTCATATGGACGTGAAAGCCATCCCCGAGTTTTGCCGATTTTCGCCTTTCCCCTGGTGTTATTTTCTTCCTTGCTGAGTGCTCAGGGTGAGTCTGCACAATGTTTGGCTGAGGCCGACTACATGCAGATGGTGAACGTTGATGGGAAATCTGTTTGGGCGGGAGAGGATTTCGGTTGCTTTGTCGATGTTGATGGGGCCGATACGGAAGCCGCTCTCGTGGTCGATATCAGGCAAGCGGTGGAATATAGCCGCGTCCGTATTCCCGGCAGTGTTAATCTCCCTCCTTCCAAGCTTCTGAACAATTCCGCGCTCAAAGATCGTCCTCTGATTGTGGTGGATGAGGGGTTTTCCCGCTCGACATCGGCGAGGCTATGCTCAGCAGCTCGAGATGCTGGATTCCAGAGTTTCCGTATTCTTAAAGGGGGCTTGTCGAGTTGGTATGCTTCCGGGAAATCGCTGATCGGCTTGCCCGGTGACCGCGATCAGGTTTTCTCCATCAGCCCCGATGCCTTTTTTTCCGAAGCTGCCCATAGCAGAGTTTCGGTCGTGGCCCCCCAGTCACAGAAAGAACGCCTGGAGCAAATTTTGCCTCCGAACGTCGCTGTTCAGGGCGTCGGCCAGGAGGAGTCTCTCGAACGCGCATTGGTATCGCTGCTTTCGAGTAACCAGCAGGGTTTCACTGTACCCGTCGTACTTATCGGGTTTGACCCGCCTCCCATCGATGTCGCCAGTCAGCACCGATCCGTATTCCTTCTCAATCAATCGGCCCATCAAATTGCCCGCGCTTACCAGAAGTCCCAGACCCTTGCGCGTTCACGGCTGAAAGTGCCCGAACGTTACCGGTGCAGGGGGTAG
- a CDS encoding acyloxyacyl hydrolase — MKALLRTCQTGLLMIGLGLIGAMTASGETLSLSGSYSPSEVVGGRLSYRPDPLPVVFPAWLGTPTLFLEFSLNTWVEYRRDDEAITSLALSPVMQWPLFGDHDSLFLEAGIGLALIDFIQIAGHDLSSHFQFEDRIGLSWAYRRNQKASLSLNIFHYSNAGLKQPNQGLNLLVLGWSYRL; from the coding sequence GTGAAAGCGCTTCTACGGACATGCCAAACAGGCTTGTTGATGATCGGCCTGGGTCTGATCGGGGCGATGACTGCCAGCGGGGAAACGCTGTCTCTTTCTGGCTCGTATTCACCGTCAGAAGTTGTGGGAGGGCGCCTATCCTATCGCCCCGACCCGTTGCCAGTGGTTTTTCCAGCGTGGCTCGGAACGCCTACCCTGTTTCTGGAATTTTCTCTAAACACCTGGGTCGAATACCGGCGGGATGACGAGGCGATCACTTCCCTTGCACTGTCGCCTGTTATGCAGTGGCCGCTCTTTGGCGATCATGACTCCCTCTTTCTGGAAGCCGGAATTGGTCTGGCGCTGATTGATTTTATCCAAATAGCCGGGCATGACCTGTCTTCCCATTTCCAGTTTGAAGACCGGATTGGTTTGAGCTGGGCGTACCGCCGCAATCAGAAGGCGAGCCTGAGCCTGAATATTTTCCATTACTCCAACGCTGGTCTTAAGCAACCGAACCAGGGTCTGAACCTGTTGGTTCTGGGCTGGAGTTATCGGTTATGA